Genomic window (Methanobacterium formicicum):
AAGAGAATCCATAATACCCCTTCCGGTGACCTTCATTTCCACCCTCTCCCCGGATGGGGTGAAAAATGTGGCCCCTTACTCCTGTATAATGCCTATTTTACGCCCCTTTGACCTGATATGCGTGGCCACAGCAGGAGTGATGCGGGACACCTTCGACAACCTGCGGGCCAGGGAAGAATTCGTTATCAGTCTCCCGGGAATGGATCTGGCAGATAAGGTCATGCCCACCGCCAAGTTCGTTCCCCCCGAGGTGAATGAATACGAACTCGCCGGTTTGGATGAAAAGCCCAGCCAGAAAATTGAAACTCCAGGGGTGGAGGGCTGTTACGCCTGGATGGAATGTAAACTCCATAAGATCATTGCCGAAGAATATGATAACTTCCCTTATGCCCTGGTGGTGGGGAAAGTGGTGCATCTGGAAGTACGGGATGACATCTACAACGTGGAAGATGGATCCTGGGATGTGGATAAGGCCCAGCCCTTGATGATGACGGAATCCAACCAGGGAATGCATTTCTGCACTGTGAAGGACATGGAATGGTTCGAACCTTATGGGGCCATGTTCCCCAATGGTAAGGATCCCCTGGCCGGACTTTACGAAGATTAATAAACCTTCCATAACCAATCCTTTTTTGGAGTGATAATATGGAAGATGATAAGACTATTGAAATAATTCCTTTTTCGGAAGTGACCAAATTCCATGGACATTCCTGTCCAGGGACAGCCATCGGATACCGGGCTGGCGAAATAGCCATTCGTAAATTATTATCTTCCCGGGCAGATGATGAGGAACTGGTGGCTATAGTGGAGAATGACAGCTGCAGTGTGGACGCCATACAGGTAGTTACGGGCTGTACCATGGGTAAGGGTAACCTCATATTCAAGGATTATGGTAAACAGGTCTACACCTTCATGAATAGGCAAACAGGCGAAGCAATACGGGTTTCCCTGAAAAAAAGCATTGATGAAATCGATCCTGCCTTTTCCAGTGCACGTCAAAAGGCATTTTCAGGTTCTGCAAGCCAGAAAGAAATGGATGAATTCGTGAAGGCCAAAGACGCTTTAACCGAACGGATTTTAGAAATCCCGGTAGAAGAGCTCTTCAAAGTGGAAAGTGTGGAATTGGAGTTCCCGGAGGAAGCACGGATATTCAAATCCATCTACTGTGCCCAGTGTGGGGAACCAGTAGCTGAACACCGGGCCCGGGTGGAAAATGGGGAAATAGTCTGTATACCCTGTTTCAATGAATATTCCCGGACATAAATTCCTATATTTTTTTGAAAAAAGGTTTATTTATAATTTAATCATTTTTTGGCATGTTTTTGGGGATTTATTAAATTACAAGTGGAATTGCACCGGTTTTAAAAACAATAATGAAAGTTTCATCATCCTTAGGTGTGTGATAGCTCATTAACATTTTTATTTTTGTATTCTCCTGATTAAATTAGGCAATATAATCAAAAAATATCGTAAAGTATTTAAAGTGAGGTTATATACAATAAACACTTTTTATTGTTGATAATTTTAGTAATAATAGATATTTTTTAGATAGGAGATTAAAATGGATTCTCAAAATTCAGCTACATTTATGGATACTAAACGTCTGGAAACATTGGTGGACGGTATATTTGCTATCGCCATGACTTTACTGGTTCTGGCATTGGCAGTTCCCGATGTTGCTGGTCCCTTAACGAATGCCGCAGTTCAAACATCACTATATGACCTTATACCCAGCTTTTATACCATGGTTATAAGTTTCATCCTTCTGGCTTTGTTTTGGAGTAATCATCACCGTGCTTTTCACCGTATACACCAAATGGACAATGTTTTATTATGGATAAATGTGATCTGGCTTTTGTTCATAGTTCTGGTACCATTTTCAGCTTCCCTAACCGGGAAATACGGACAATTCCCTATTGCCCACATTATCTTCAATCTGAACATGCTGGGAATAGCCCTTTTCCTGGGTTTGAACTGGCTCTACGCCCGTAGAAATCACTTCCTGCACGAAAAGGTAGATCCCAGGCAGATAACCGTAACTAAGAGGGCCAACATCCTTTTCATAGGCATTGCTCTTTTAGCACTGCTTTTATCCTTTGTAGTGCCAAGATTCAGTGCCTTAGTTTATTTACTTATATTTCCAATGGAGTATCTGATAAATAAGCTATGAATGGTAGAGTGTGAGTTCTCTTCATGTATGAAAGTTCTAGCTTTCATGGTGGTAAAGTTTATAAGAGGTTATACTCAAAAAAAGAATACACAATGTGTAAGATCATCTGATCAAACTTTTTTTTAAAAGTTATGGGCCTGTAGTCTAGCCTGGAATATGACGTGGGACTTCGGATCCCAAGGTCGGGGGTTCAAATCCCCCCAGGTCCGTTTATTATTTCTGATTATTGTTCCCCAGCCTTTTTTCCATGATACTGTTCAGGTATCCGTCAGGTTTCCTTGGTGGTGTCCTGGGTTCTCTAGAGGGGTTATTGCTCTTATTTTCTTCATCCCCATTTGTTGTTTTATGGACTATTTTTTTTCGGGGTTCACAATCATCTAAGAGAGCATAGGCGGTGTTAAACCCGGAACCCATACGCACCAACCCGGCCACGGCGGCAGCTTCCAGAATTTCCTTCTCACTGGCCCCGGCATTAAGGGCCTGTTTCTTATGTGCCCGTGTGCAGGGGTCACATTTAACAGCCACGGCACAGGCCAGGGCAATCAGGCTTTTTTCCTTGAGAGTTAGAGCACCATCTTTCAATATCTCTGATGCCAGCTGTTTAAATGCGTTGTCCACGTTCTCACCGAGAACCTCGGTAAACCGGTTAGGCCGGTGTTTTTCTTCCATTTTTGACCTCCTAAGGATTTGATTATTGATTTTAGTGACAAGTTCAGAGTCTAAATTACCTACTAAAATTTGCCTATGGGGTTAATTATAATTAACTTCCGGCCTCTTTATGCAGGGTGGTTGTTATTGGCCAGGAGATGGCGGGGAATAGTCACTTACAGACTAAGGGTATTATCATCTAATCAAAATAAACCATAAAAGTAATAACTATTTTAATTTGGATAAGATTTATAAGGGTGGTTGACTTACCCTAAATTTACTGAACTAGTAATTCTCGGATTTAACCCTTTATGGGTTTTAATGGGAGTTAATTAGGGTTAATTTCAAAAAAATGGTGATATAATGGCTATAAATGGTGATATGCTATCTAATATTATAGAATTTCATGGACATTCTTGTCCTGGACTGGCTATTGGAATCCGTGCCGGAGATTTGGCCACTGAAAAATTGATCTCCTCCCGGGCCAGGGATGAGGAACTACTGGCCATAGTGGAAAATGACAGCTGTAGTGTGGACGCTATCCAGGTAATTACGGGG
Coding sequences:
- a CDS encoding flavin reductase family protein, whose protein sequence is MQIKNFKRESIIPLPVTFISTLSPDGVKNVAPYSCIMPILRPFDLICVATAGVMRDTFDNLRAREEFVISLPGMDLADKVMPTAKFVPPEVNEYELAGLDEKPSQKIETPGVEGCYAWMECKLHKIIAEEYDNFPYALVVGKVVHLEVRDDIYNVEDGSWDVDKAQPLMMTESNQGMHFCTVKDMEWFEPYGAMFPNGKDPLAGLYED
- a CDS encoding FmdE family protein — translated: MEDDKTIEIIPFSEVTKFHGHSCPGTAIGYRAGEIAIRKLLSSRADDEELVAIVENDSCSVDAIQVVTGCTMGKGNLIFKDYGKQVYTFMNRQTGEAIRVSLKKSIDEIDPAFSSARQKAFSGSASQKEMDEFVKAKDALTERILEIPVEELFKVESVELEFPEEARIFKSIYCAQCGEPVAEHRARVENGEIVCIPCFNEYSRT
- a CDS encoding TMEM175 family protein, translating into MDSQNSATFMDTKRLETLVDGIFAIAMTLLVLALAVPDVAGPLTNAAVQTSLYDLIPSFYTMVISFILLALFWSNHHRAFHRIHQMDNVLLWINVIWLLFIVLVPFSASLTGKYGQFPIAHIIFNLNMLGIALFLGLNWLYARRNHFLHEKVDPRQITVTKRANILFIGIALLALLLSFVVPRFSALVYLLIFPMEYLINKL
- a CDS encoding carboxymuconolactone decarboxylase family protein; its protein translation is MEEKHRPNRFTEVLGENVDNAFKQLASEILKDGALTLKEKSLIALACAVAVKCDPCTRAHKKQALNAGASEKEILEAAAVAGLVRMGSGFNTAYALLDDCEPRKKIVHKTTNGDEENKSNNPSREPRTPPRKPDGYLNSIMEKRLGNNNQK